Below is a genomic region from Brassica oleracea var. oleracea cultivar TO1000 chromosome C9, BOL, whole genome shotgun sequence.
ACAAATGTACACAATCTTTCAATTTCGTTGTAATTGCACACCACTTAAGTATAACAACCTATATTTCCACACACCATAAAAACTGGTTTCCACACACATTAAAATTTGGTTGGTTTTAATGGTTTATGACATGAAGTGATAGTAAACCAGTTTGTATCGATTGATAGTGGTATAGCCTGACCCAAACGAAGATCCTACTAGGGATCCATTTAAACCCGACCCGAAACCATTTTAAAAGCCCCAAAATCGATTTCAATCCTTTAAAATCCTAAAATCTAAAAATTCAGAAAGTGTATTTGTATGTATGTGTTAGTTTGTTGGTTCAAAATCATAATTGACTTAAAATAATTGAGTAAATACATAAGAAAAAGAAGTAGATTTGGTCAAGAATCGTGAAAAGAAAAAAACTGAAGCGGAGGTTAGGGATTCCTAGAAATATTGACGAGGAAGAAGATGAGGACGTTTACGTCATTTTACATTAACTAAAGACACAAGGAAAAAAATGTTGCTCCATCATGGATTCGAACTCGGAATGTTAAGCTGTTACAGGAGCACATAAACCAATGGACTATGCTTGATTCTTGTGTTTCCCCGTCATATAATAATATATATACTAAAATACACAAAACTAATGAGAAACAGCCATAGATCTAGCTTGATCCAGAGGCGAAGAGAAACATAGGTGAATCGAAGACGTTGTAAGGCTCCCAAACCTTGATTGAAGGTCCGATCGTGAGGGTCCCAACACGGTTCTTCTTCTCTTCAGTCCGCATTAACGCCTTCATCTTCTTCCTCTTTGATTTCTGTTTCACTCTACATTCACATCAGTCCATGACTCCATTATCGTTTCTGCAAAACAGAGAGACACAGAGTCAATAGTAGAGAGAGACAGAGAGAAAACACACTATTGAGAGAGAGAGAGATAGAGGCAGAGAATTGCGAAATTACCTGATTGAAGCCAAGCAGAGGAGCAACAACGTGGAGGAGCAACGACACGAAAGAGATAGAGGATTTAATTGTATTGGGTTGATTTAATCTGGTTTATATTCTCTACTTGAGTCAAAATCGGGTCGTTTTGGTTTAGTTAAGTTAGCCGGTGGTTAACTTTTGGGTTTAAGGAACACCAACCAACTTTAAACCGCTATTTGTCGGTATTGGTTCATCTTTTAAAGTTTAGGGAGAAATAAGTTTCGAACTTTTATTGCATGTGGAAATAGGTTGTTATACATAAATGGTGTGCAATTATGACGATGTTGAAAGTTTGTGTACATTTGTTACTATATGATAGTTCTGGTGTCTTTTTAATCGGATATCCAATTTAATCCGTACAAATAAAATAAAACATCTAAAAATAATAGAAAATAATAATACTTTATTACAAAATTATTTACTTTTAAGAATTCTAATACCTAATATAATAAATTTAATAGATAAAATATTATAAAACTTACGTAAAATATAATAACCATAGAATTTATATATATATATATATATCTCTTTAAATATATGTATATACGCATATAGCATATCGGATCAGATATCCGTTCTTTAAAAATATTTGTGATTTGTTTCGTTTCTTATGGATATTACATGGTATTTGTTTGTTTCGTAAAGTTACAAATATCAGAATTTTTTTGGTTCAAATCAAAATGAATAACAAATCGAATCGATGTCTATGGATATTATACTTGGCCCTACATTCAGCAACGTATGATTCATATCAGTCAATTTAGAGCCAAAAATAAAATAAAATAAACTATGCAATATCTGAAAACAAATTGCCATCCTACACCAAACCAAACCCGGTTTGACGATACCATGATTCCTAATTGGTATCGGAAAACGTCGTACCGAGACATAAGAACCGTGAATAAATTTAATTACCAAAGTAACCCTAAAGCTAAAACAATCTGAACTCATCTGGAATCGATATCTATTAAGAGTCCCTTGGGAGCCACTGAGAGGCACAAGTCAGCAATGGAGAGCCAAGCATTGGAGATAAGCTACTCACATCTCCCACAAGCCCTACGTCACACGTGGCGACTCCTCGGATCTTCAGACCTCCTCTGTCCGAACAAAAGTCGAGATTTTTATTGTTTTTTTTTCCCTCTTGTTTGAGAGTCAAGAGAGACTTGGGAATAAGAAGAAGAAGAAGAAGAGGCTCGGAGATATCGAAGGTTTGACTTTCTCTCACAACCCACCAAATCTACAGTGAGCGATTAGTTATTTGAGTGGACATGTCGAGCTTAGCTGCTTCGTTGGTCACTGGGGTTGGCCTGAGACCGGAAAGGCCGATTCTTTATCAGCGCACTTCGTTTCCTTCCTCGAGGTAACATGTTAGCATGATGGGTTGCTCGAAAGTTAGAATCTTGATCCGAATTGTTTGAGTTCAAACCCCAGAGAGAGAGATAAAGTTGTCTCTTTTAATGTACCCCAAGTGTTTGTGGAAATGCTTGAACCAATATGTATTAAGAGATGATTTGTTATATGACTTTTTCTTAGAAGGAACACTCATGGTGTTGTCAAGGCCTCAGCTCGGGTTGATAAGTTCTCCAAAAGCGATATCATTGTCTCTCCATCAATCCTATCAGCCAACTTCTCCAAACTGGGCGAGCAGGTTTGGTTTAACCACTTTCCAAATGCTTCTCTAGTTTTGCTGTTTTTACATTCCTGTGTTTTTGGTTTTCCGTCAGGTGAAAGCTGTTGAGTTAGCAGGTTGCGACTGGATTCACGTTGATGTGATGGACGGTCGTTTTGTTCCCAACATTACTATTGGACCGCTAGTGGTTGACGCTCTGCGCCCTGTGACAGATCTTCCACTGGATGTTCATCTTGTAAAGCTTGATACTTCCCTTTTGCTTTACTGTTTCCTGAGTTCGTCTGTTAATTTTTAGATGCCCTCTTATGTTAGATGATAGTGGAGCCTGAGCAGAGAGTGCCGGATTTCATCAAAGCAGGTGCAGATATAGTTAGTGTACATTGTGAGCAGTCCTCTACCATCCATTTGCATCGGACAGTCAATCAAGTAAGATTCTTTAACCTGTTTTTCAATACTTGTTGTAGACAGACACTCAATTAATCGAACAATGTGATGTTGATTGAATGTAGATTAAAAGCTTGGGAGCTAAAGCTGGAGTTGTGCTTAATCCTGGCACTCCGTTGAGTGCAATTGAATATGTATTAGACTGTGAGGCTTCTGCACATGCTGAACATTATGCACTTTAGTTATCGGTAAAACTGTTCTGATCGGATTCTCTTTTGCTTGTGGCATCAGCGGTTGATCTGGTCTTGATAATGTCTGTGAACCCTGGGTTTGGTGG
It encodes:
- the LOC106318818 gene encoding ribulose-phosphate 3-epimerase, chloroplastic-like, which codes for MSSLAASLVTGVGLRPERPILYQRTSFPSSRRNTHGVVKASARVDKFSKSDIIVSPSILSANFSKLGEQVKAVELAGCDWIHVDVMDGRFVPNITIGPLVVDALRPVTDLPLDVHLMIVEPEQRVPDFIKAGADIVSVHCEQSSTIHLHRTVNQIKSLGAKAGVVLNPGTPLSAIEYVLDSVDLVLIMSVNPGFGGQSFIESQVKKIADLRRMCVELGVNPWIEVDGGVTPKNAYKVIEAGANALVAGSAVFGAKDYAEAIKGIKTSKRPETVAV